A region of the Legionella sp. PATHC035 genome:
CATGACTCATATGACGAATGAATTCATCTTTAGCTCGGTTCGCTGCTTCTGCCTTGTCTTTAGCCTTCATGAGCTCCGTTTCGATTTTTTTTAGATAAGTGATGTCGATGGTATTGCCAACTATGCCAACAATTTTTCCTGATTTATCTAACAAAGGTCTTTTAGTGGAAAGCAAAATGACTTCTTCGCCAGAGGGTAAAATCGTTTTTTCTTCTCGGGACAATTCAACATTTTTTTCGATTACTTCCAGATCATTCGCTCGAAAAAGATCAGCCGTTTGTTTACTAAATAGCTCATAATCGGTTTTACCAATCACTTCATTTTCATTGCACTCCTTGATAAATTTCATATGGTGGAGGCTTTCAATACAACGTTGATTTATTCCCGACCATACTCCATTTAAATCTTTCCAATAAATGTCGCCAGGCAAGGCATCAAGAAGCTTTTTCAATTGAGTACATTGTGCTTCCAAATGATTGACTTTCTTTTGCAAGGTATTGATTGTTTTTTCTAAATCGGCTACTAAATTCGTCGAGTTGGAGGTTTCTTTTTTTGCCATCTTTTTCCATTATTAATAATAATTTTTAAATTTAGCGTCTATCGGTCACCCAGTTCTAAAAAACACGAATTATCCTGTATTTTTGAGCTGGGTCAATCAAGTTAATTGAAATAGAAGTAACTTGTATTGTTAAGCATAGCATAGATAAATCGTTCCCTAACTTTCTAATTGTTGTTAATTGGGGCGGGGTGCCGTGATTTTGCGCAAATCGATATGGGCGATGGATAGAATTCATATTGATTCAGCTGTGCTTAAAGTTGATGCTCTGTTTTATTTGTATTCTGTTATAATGGGCAAAGTTTAATTTTCGGTGACATTATGTTAACTCCTGATGGACATTGTGCTAATAAAATTGAAAAAGTGATGCTGTTGGCGCTCTGGGCAAATACTTTAAGAGATGAAATTCAGACACAAGGTTCATCTGAAACAAAAAAATTAATCTTTGCCGGTCTTGGAAAACCAACCTATCCCATTAACTCACAGACTGTTGCTTCGTATCTTTCCTATTGGCAACGATTAGATGATTTAACTAAAAAATGGCGATTAGAGCCTCATGAAGTGGATGAAGATATAGCGATTGATTATGGAGATCCTCGCGGAGACTATGCACCACGAAAATTAATGGCTGATATCATGTCGCGTTGGTACGCGACAGAAATTAAAGCAGAAAATGTTTTATTTACGGTGGGTGGAATTGGAGCACTGCGGGTATTATTTGAAACCTTTAATACGCATTTTGAGGATGTGCCAGGATATCGAATTATTACCCCTTTCCCGTATTATAGTGCCTATTCAAACAATCCGTTGCATTGTTTACATCCTATTCATGTGATGGATGAGCCTGGATATAAACTCACAGCGCAAGCAGTGGCGGGGAGTATTCAAGAGGCGTATACCGCCGCAGAAATGGACCATGGCTGGCCCAAAGCTGTATTGATTTGCAATCCATCCAATCCTTTAGGAAATATCATTGATGAGGACGAGTTAATAAAAATTGCTGATGTTTTGCGCGATTATCCTGATTTGTACATCATTTTTGATGAAGCCTATACGGAGATGAGCTTTTTAGAAATGCCCTCTTTTTTAAAAATTGCCCCGGATCTGAAAGAACGGGTAATCATTTTACGGTCAGCAACGAAAGCCCTCTCCGCAGCGGGCGAACGTATGGCAGTTCTTTTAGTATTTGAATCCAGTTTGATGAATGAAATGCTTAATAAAAACATAAGCTATTTCATTCATGCGCCACGCTCAGCACAAGCAGCCTATGCCGAAACGATGGTTCATTTCGGGTCTGAGGAAAAAAAGAGCATTGCGACGTTCTACAAGAAAAAGGTCGATTATGTCGTTGACCGCTTGAAAGCTATGGGCGCTGCCATGCCCGATCCCTTATACCAGGTAGAAGCTACTTTTTATGTTCTTGCTGATTTTAGTGATATGTTCGGTTTGCCTTTACCCAAGGAAGCAGCGCGAGTTCTGCAGAAAACCGGGATGGTCAAAACAGATGAGGAATTGGCTTATTATTTGTTGTTCCAAGATAACCTGATGATTACCCCTTTATCTTATTTTGGCTTGTCAAAACATGACGGGTTTATGCGCATTACGTGCAGTGGTCGAGAAAATGAATTGCTGGATTTAATGAATCGATTGGAGGGAAGGTTATTTGAGTCAAGAAAAA
Encoded here:
- a CDS encoding pyridoxal phosphate-dependent aminotransferase; the protein is MLTPDGHCANKIEKVMLLALWANTLRDEIQTQGSSETKKLIFAGLGKPTYPINSQTVASYLSYWQRLDDLTKKWRLEPHEVDEDIAIDYGDPRGDYAPRKLMADIMSRWYATEIKAENVLFTVGGIGALRVLFETFNTHFEDVPGYRIITPFPYYSAYSNNPLHCLHPIHVMDEPGYKLTAQAVAGSIQEAYTAAEMDHGWPKAVLICNPSNPLGNIIDEDELIKIADVLRDYPDLYIIFDEAYTEMSFLEMPSFLKIAPDLKERVIILRSATKALSAAGERMAVLLVFESSLMNEMLNKNISYFIHAPRSAQAAYAETMVHFGSEEKKSIATFYKKKVDYVVDRLKAMGAAMPDPLYQVEATFYVLADFSDMFGLPLPKEAARVLQKTGMVKTDEELAYYLLFQDNLMITPLSYFGLSKHDGFMRITCSGRENELLDLMNRLEGRLFESRKNKKEMLLEKINQRLPELEKIDTHMFDLICDKLQAGAMEEDTCLNLKAKNQALRKIYDTIIDFFEIMKQEVY